From Streptomyces sp. GSL17-111, one genomic window encodes:
- a CDS encoding methyltransferase domain-containing protein, with protein MTQPVEENPQHIEARVRLVRRMDQGGVVLPSSLAEAFLNTPRHPFVPVFYRREADTFVPWRSTNGDASAWLSQVYADDSLITEVDGLHAEDAGPGAVTGAPTSSSTAPSLMADMLDALDVREGTRVLEVGTGTGYNAALLCYLAGAENVTTVDRSAGLTSTARSRLNALGLRPHIAFGDGQKGLPARAPFDRIIATCSVRRVPPAWFDQCATGGLMVVPLKGTLAGGMLARLKKLPDGTAAGHILHTPAAFMPLLSGEQSPSGAPEPASREKRGSTLSAGVLDDWTFSFFAQLHMDPCTVREFCREKDGTHVTTLFDGRDGSFARVADTPDGPGAQVQVSGPRDLWAPVERAHETWLALNRPRREWFTITAGPDGQTVAYTDPGSAVHRWAL; from the coding sequence GTGACTCAACCCGTTGAGGAGAACCCTCAGCACATCGAAGCCCGCGTACGTCTGGTCCGGAGGATGGATCAAGGGGGTGTCGTTCTCCCCTCCAGCCTGGCGGAAGCCTTCCTGAACACGCCCCGCCATCCCTTCGTGCCCGTCTTCTACCGCAGGGAGGCTGACACGTTCGTTCCGTGGCGCAGCACGAACGGCGATGCCTCCGCATGGCTGTCCCAGGTGTACGCGGATGACTCGCTCATCACCGAAGTAGACGGCCTGCATGCCGAAGACGCCGGGCCAGGCGCTGTCACGGGTGCCCCCACGTCGTCTTCGACGGCACCCAGCCTCATGGCCGACATGCTTGACGCCCTCGACGTGCGAGAGGGCACGCGTGTCCTGGAAGTGGGAACCGGTACCGGATACAACGCGGCGTTGCTCTGCTACCTGGCAGGGGCGGAGAACGTCACCACGGTGGACCGCTCCGCTGGTCTGACGAGCACGGCGCGGAGCCGGCTCAACGCCCTGGGGCTGCGCCCGCACATTGCCTTCGGGGACGGGCAGAAGGGGCTTCCCGCACGTGCCCCCTTCGACAGAATCATCGCCACCTGTTCCGTGCGCCGCGTTCCACCTGCCTGGTTCGACCAGTGCGCCACGGGCGGACTCATGGTCGTGCCGCTCAAGGGAACCCTGGCGGGGGGCATGCTGGCCCGGCTCAAGAAGTTGCCCGACGGCACCGCCGCCGGTCACATCCTGCACACACCTGCGGCCTTCATGCCGCTCCTCTCTGGGGAACAGTCACCATCGGGGGCTCCGGAACCAGCAAGCCGGGAGAAACGGGGATCGACGCTTTCCGCCGGCGTGCTGGACGACTGGACGTTCTCCTTCTTCGCCCAGCTCCACATGGACCCGTGCACGGTCCGGGAGTTCTGCCGAGAGAAGGACGGCACGCACGTCACGACGTTGTTCGACGGTCGGGACGGCTCCTTTGCCCGCGTGGCCGACACACCGGACGGACCCGGCGCACAGGTCCAGGTGTCAGGCCCCCGAGATCTCTGGGCGCCCGTCGAGAGAGCCCACGAGACGTGGCTGGCCCTCAACCGGCCCCGGCGTGAATGGTTCACCATCACCGCCGGTCCGGACGGTCAGACCGTCGCGTACACCGATCCCGGCTCCGCGGTGCACCGCTGGGCGCTGTAG
- the tgmB gene encoding ATP-grasp ribosomal peptide maturase codes for MTDAGTVLVLAGRFDPTADLVIEELNRRAVPLFRVDMAEFPLRLALSAGLSGDGWHGTLSTSRRTLDLAAVRSVYYRRPTRPRFPEGMSSAARKVAEREARLGFGGLLAALPCRWLPPPGKAADAEYKPLQLRIAAESGLSVPRTLITNQPSAAERFSEAVVGAVIYKPFSHVRGVVNDHSAAVYTSIVNPEDLCRSDISTTAHLFQEWVPKAYEVRLTAVAGRIFAAEIHADSDAGHIDWRRDYESHSYAVCDPPASVTAGVLQMLQRLELPYGAFDFVVTPDGDWHFLEVNPSGQFGFVEQATGLPITAAIADYLEGKGW; via the coding sequence ATGACCGATGCCGGAACAGTCCTCGTACTGGCAGGCCGTTTTGATCCGACGGCGGACCTGGTGATCGAGGAGCTGAACCGGCGTGCCGTGCCCCTGTTCCGGGTCGACATGGCAGAGTTTCCGCTGAGGCTGGCGCTGTCCGCCGGCCTCAGCGGGGACGGCTGGCACGGCACGCTCAGTACAAGCCGCCGGACGCTGGACTTGGCGGCGGTTCGCTCCGTCTACTACCGCAGGCCCACCCGCCCGCGCTTCCCAGAGGGCATGTCGTCAGCAGCCCGCAAGGTGGCCGAGCGGGAGGCGCGCCTGGGCTTTGGAGGCCTACTCGCTGCCCTCCCGTGCCGATGGCTCCCCCCGCCCGGCAAGGCCGCAGACGCCGAGTACAAACCTCTTCAGCTTCGCATCGCCGCCGAATCGGGACTGAGCGTGCCGCGAACGCTCATCACCAACCAGCCCAGCGCGGCAGAGCGCTTCTCGGAAGCAGTGGTGGGCGCTGTGATCTACAAGCCCTTCTCACACGTCCGGGGCGTCGTCAACGATCACTCCGCGGCCGTCTACACCAGCATCGTCAATCCCGAAGACCTCTGTCGTAGTGATATCTCCACAACGGCCCATCTCTTTCAAGAATGGGTTCCCAAGGCGTACGAAGTGAGGCTGACAGCAGTTGCGGGCAGAATCTTCGCAGCTGAGATTCACGCTGACTCCGATGCGGGTCACATTGACTGGAGAAGAGACTACGAGAGTCACAGCTATGCGGTATGCGATCCCCCGGCGTCGGTAACGGCTGGTGTTCTGCAGATGCTGCAACGACTGGAGTTACCTTACGGGGCCTTCGACTTCGTCGTCACACCCGATGGCGACTGGCATTTTCTGGAAGTGAACCCCAGCGGCCAGTTCGGGTTCGTGGAACAAGCAACCGGATTGCCCATTACGGCCGCCATCGCTGACTACCTGGAAGGAAAAGGGTGGTGA
- a CDS encoding DUF7848 domain-containing protein — MREVYGVRRFTVEADVEPDAEPSTVVMQCAVCGKSGPAVELPRPCAPASREAARRSAAGWVREHRKTNREHFTYRLVETHPYRLVPGGWL; from the coding sequence ATGCGAGAGGTGTACGGGGTGCGCCGGTTCACCGTGGAGGCGGACGTGGAGCCCGACGCGGAGCCGTCCACGGTGGTGATGCAGTGCGCCGTGTGCGGGAAGTCCGGCCCGGCCGTGGAACTGCCCCGGCCGTGCGCGCCCGCTTCGCGGGAGGCCGCACGGCGGTCGGCGGCGGGGTGGGTGCGGGAGCACCGGAAGACGAACCGGGAGCACTTCACCTACCGCCTGGTGGAGACCCACCCCTACCGGCTGGTTCCCGGGGGTTGGCTGTGA
- a CDS encoding DUF397 domain-containing protein: MSSTPDPGSTTLWVKSTYSGGEGGNCVEWAPAHAAAHGVVPVRDSKDPRRAALRVSPAGWAGFVNAVRDGDLGAV; the protein is encoded by the coding sequence ATGAGCAGCACCCCGGACCCCGGTAGCACCACCCTGTGGGTCAAGAGCACGTACAGCGGCGGCGAAGGCGGGAACTGCGTCGAGTGGGCGCCTGCGCACGCTGCGGCGCATGGCGTCGTGCCCGTCCGCGACAGCAAGGACCCCCGGCGGGCCGCTCTTCGGGTCTCGCCCGCAGGCTGGGCCGGGTTCGTCAACGCGGTCAGGGACGGCGACCTGGGCGCTGTCTGA
- a CDS encoding LCP family protein, with amino-acid sequence MPPIEKDATPRARPSTADGAGVAPLPRPRGPVRPGGDGSGGDGSGGPAGGAGPGGAVGLALRWSAVVLSVLVLATAGVGYLWYDGLNDNLRKEALHLGENKLDSSKPNAAGQTPLNILLLGSDSRNSDENVRLGGSHADRGRPPLADVQMLVHLSADRSNMSVLSIPRDTRVEIPRCTDPADGAVYQARVDKINASLQNGGPGCTVATWENLTGIPVDHFMMVDFAGVVSIADAVGGVPVCVDANVHDRRSGLRLEKGETTVRGEQALQWLRTRHGFEDGSDIGRAKAQHLYMSSMVRQLKGGTKLTDVGKLRRLAEEATDALTVDHGLETVDKLYGLADELKKVPARRITLATMPWVYSPGGSYVLPKEGDAARVFSLIRRDVALDGEDAPADDRTGDTGGRDDADSDADTGEEPAATPSGPDGTPPVDPASVTVRVLNGTGTAGRAPVRGRAGDVAAELQTAGFTQAVADGTPRSQWDTVLTHSQAGERAGALAVARALGLPESAVRQSPGDPGLTLTVGADWRTGPSYQASPDDPDPSAQPEDDTPPEGLDGLGGDDSTACMHVNPLATW; translated from the coding sequence TACCCCGGCCGCGTGGCCCGGTCCGCCCCGGCGGGGACGGCTCCGGCGGGGACGGTTCCGGCGGCCCGGCGGGCGGAGCCGGGCCCGGGGGCGCCGTCGGACTGGCCCTGCGCTGGTCGGCGGTCGTGCTGTCGGTGCTCGTCCTCGCCACGGCCGGGGTGGGCTACCTCTGGTACGACGGGCTGAACGACAACCTCCGCAAGGAGGCGCTGCACCTGGGCGAGAACAAGCTCGACAGCAGCAAACCGAACGCCGCCGGTCAGACGCCGCTGAACATCCTGCTGCTCGGCTCCGACAGCCGGAACTCCGACGAGAACGTCCGGCTCGGCGGGTCCCACGCCGACCGTGGCCGACCGCCGCTGGCCGACGTGCAGATGCTGGTGCACCTGTCCGCCGACCGCAGCAACATGTCGGTGCTGTCCATACCGCGCGACACCCGGGTGGAGATCCCCCGGTGCACGGACCCGGCGGACGGCGCCGTGTACCAGGCGCGCGTCGACAAGATCAACGCCAGTCTCCAGAACGGCGGCCCCGGCTGCACCGTCGCCACCTGGGAGAACCTGACCGGCATCCCCGTCGACCACTTCATGATGGTGGACTTCGCCGGCGTGGTGTCCATCGCGGACGCCGTGGGCGGGGTCCCGGTGTGCGTCGACGCGAACGTCCACGACCGGCGCTCCGGGCTGCGCCTTGAGAAGGGCGAGACGACCGTACGCGGCGAGCAGGCCCTCCAGTGGCTGCGCACCCGGCACGGCTTCGAGGACGGCAGCGACATCGGCCGCGCGAAGGCGCAGCACCTGTACATGTCGTCGATGGTCCGGCAGCTGAAGGGCGGCACGAAGCTCACCGACGTCGGAAAGCTGCGGAGGCTGGCCGAGGAGGCCACCGACGCGCTCACCGTCGACCACGGCCTGGAGACCGTCGACAAGCTGTACGGCCTGGCCGACGAGTTGAAGAAGGTCCCAGCCCGGCGCATCACGCTCGCCACGATGCCCTGGGTGTACTCCCCCGGCGGCAGCTACGTGCTGCCGAAGGAGGGGGACGCGGCGCGGGTGTTCTCACTCATCCGCCGCGACGTCGCGCTGGACGGCGAGGACGCCCCGGCGGACGACCGCACCGGCGACACGGGCGGGCGCGACGACGCCGACTCAGACGCCGACACCGGCGAGGAGCCCGCCGCTACGCCCTCCGGGCCGGACGGCACGCCTCCCGTGGACCCGGCCTCCGTCACCGTCCGCGTCCTCAACGGCACCGGCACCGCAGGCCGGGCGCCGGTGCGCGGTCGGGCCGGTGACGTCGCGGCGGAACTCCAGACGGCGGGCTTCACCCAGGCAGTCGCCGACGGCACACCGCGCTCGCAGTGGGACACCGTGCTGACCCACTCCCAGGCCGGGGAACGCGCCGGGGCCCTGGCCGTCGCGCGGGCCCTCGGCCTGCCGGAGAGCGCGGTGCGGCAGTCCCCGGGCGACCCGGGCCTGACGCTCACCGTCGGCGCCGACTGGCGCACCGGCCCGTCCTACCAGGCCTCGCCCGACGACCCGGACCCGTCGGCACAGCCCGAGGACGACACACCCCCGGAGGGCCTGGACGGGCTGGGCGGCGACGACTCGACCGCCTGCATGCACGTCAACCCCCTCGCCACCTGGTAG